In Salvelinus namaycush isolate Seneca chromosome 17, SaNama_1.0, whole genome shotgun sequence, one genomic interval encodes:
- the LOC120061914 gene encoding protocadherin gamma-A8-like → MAAGEALKSAGWGLRWQVRVSILLVCVLSAVNGQVRYSVPEEMRKGLFVGDVAKDLGLDIKRLVSGRAQLVIDGNNQYVELNPNKGHLVVKERIDREKLCGQKSPCSFSLEIVLENPLELFSITIYVKDQNDNAPQVLYPVQTSSSLVAEMVPRSADVGYLVTKVVAVDVDSGQNAWLSYKLQKATDRALFEVGLQNGEIRTIRQVTDKDAVKQRLTVVVEDNGQPSRSVTVNVNVAVADSFPEVLSEFTDFTHDKEYNDNLTFYLVLALAVVSFLFITCLVVIISLKIYRWRQSRVLYHSNLPVIPYYPPRYADTLGTGTLQHVYNYEVCRTTDSRKSDCKFARPCSQNVLIMDPSSTGTIQRMQSEQNILDEPDSPLEARYSIPEEQSEGSIVGNIGRDLGLEVKRLVSGKARIITKGARQYVDLNRDKGLLVVKERIDREELCGQTTPCSFSFELIIENPIQLYRVTIFLQDQNDNAPQVLYPVQTSSSLVAEMVPRSADVGYLVTKVVAVDVDSGQNAWLSYKLQKATDRALFEVGLQNGEIRTIRQVTDKDAVKQRLTVVVEDNGQPSRSATVNVNVAVADSFPEVLSEFTDFTHDKEYNDNLTFYLVLALAVVSFLFITCLVVIISVKIYRWRQSRILYHSNLPVIPYYPPPYADTLGTGTLQHVYNYEVCRTTDSRKSDCKFVRPCSQNVLIMDPSSTGTMQRMQSEKNILDEPDSPLEVSLL, encoded by the exons ATGGCCGCAGGAGAGGCTTTGAAGAGCGCAGGCTGGGGTTTGAGATGGCAAGTGCGAGTCTCCATTTTGCTTGTCTGCGTACTGAGTGCGGTGAATGGACAGGTTCGATATTCTGTACCAGAAGAGATGAGAAAGGGCTTGTTTGTCGGAGATGTGGCGAAAGACCTTGGTTTGGACATAAAGAGGCTGGTTTCAGGTCGGGCGCAGTTAGTTATAGACGGTAATAACCAATATGTAGAGCTGAATCCGAACAAAGGACATCTGGTTGTGAAAGAAAGGATTGACAGGGAGAAACTGTGCGGTCAGAAATCTCCGTGTAGTTTCAGTCTAGAGATTGTCTTAGAAAATCCGCTTGAATTATTTTCGATTAC GATTTATGTTAAAGATCAGAACGACAACGCGCCTCAGGTTCTGTACCCAGTCCAGACTAGCAGCTCTCTGGTGGCTGAAATGGTGCCTCGTTCAGCAGATGTGGGCTATCTTGTCACTAAAGTGGTGGCTGTTGATGTGGACTCTGGACAGAATGCCTGGCTCTCGTATAAACTGCAGAAAGCGACAGACAGGGCGCTGTTTGAAGTGGGCTTACAGAATGGAGAAATAAGAACTATACGCCAAGTAACTGATAAAGATGCTGTGAAACAAAGGCTCACTGTTGTAGTGGAGGACAACGGGCAGCCCTCTCGTTCAGTTACAGTCAATGTTAACGTGGCGGTGGCGGACAGCTTCCCTGAAGTGCTCTCAGAGTTCACTGACTTTACGCACGACAAGGAGTACAATGACAACCTGACTTTTTACTTAGTCTTGGCTTTGGCTGTAGTCTCATTTCTGTTCATCACATGTTTAGTGGTTATTATATCACTGAAAATATACAGATGGAGACAGTCTCGCGTCCTCTATCATTCCAATCTCCCTGTTATTCCGTATTATCCACCGCGTTACGCAGACACTTTGGGGACAGGAACTCTACAGCACGTGTACAATTACGAGGTGTGCAGGACGACTGACTCCAGAAAGAGTGACTGTAAGTTCGCCAGACCCTGTAGTCAGAACGTACTGATAATGGACCCCAGTTCTACAGGGACGATACAGCGGATGCAGAGTGAACAGAACATCCTGGATGAACCAGACTCCCCACTAGAG GCACGATATTCCATACCCGAGGAGCAGTCAGAGGGGTCGATCGTTGGAAACATTGGTAGAGATTTGGGTTTGGAGGTGAAGAGACTAGTGTCCGGTAAAGCTCGCATTATAACAAAAGGAGCACGACAGTATGTAGATTTGAACCGAGACAAAGGACTCCTCGTTGTTAAAGAGAGAATCGACCGAGAGGAGCTCTGCGGACAGACTACGCCTTGTAGCTTCAGCTTTGAGCTTATCATAGAAAACCCCATTCAGTTATATCGAGTTACA ATATTCC TCCAGGACCAGAATGACAACGCGCCTCAGGTTCTGTACCCAGTCCAGACTAGCAGCTCTCTGGTGGCTGAAATGGTGCCTCGTTCAGCAGACGTGGGCTATCTTGTCACTAAAGTGGTGGCTGTTGATGTGGACTCTGGACAGAATGCCTGGCTCTCCTATAAACTGCAGAAAGCGACAGACAGGGCGCTGTTTGAAGTGGGCTTACAGAATGGAGAAATAAGAACTATACGTCAAGTAACTGATAAAGATGCTGTGAAACAAAGGCTCACTGTTGTAGTGGAGGACAACGGGCAGCCCTCTCGTTCAGCTACAGTCAATGTTAACGTGGCGGTGGCGGACAGCTTCCCTGAAGTGCTCTCGGAGTTCACTGACTTTACGCACGACAAGGAGTACAATGACAACCTGACTTTTTACTTAGTCTTGGCTTTGGCTGTAGTTTCATTTCTGTTCATCACATGTTTAGTGGTTATTATATCAGTGAAAATATACAGATGGAGACAGTCTCGCATCCTCTATCATTCCAATCTCCCGGTTATTCCGTATTATCCACCGCCCTACGCAGACACTTTGGGGACAGGAACTCTACAGCACGTGTACAATTACGAGGTGTGCAGGACGACTGACTCCAGAAAGAGTGACTGTAAGTTCGTCAGACCCTGTAGTCAGAACGTACTGATAATGGACCCCAGTTCTACAGGGACGATGCAGCGGATGCAGAGCGAAAAGAACATCCTGGATGAACCAGACTCTCCACTAGAGGTGAGTTTGTTGTAG